A window of the Bradyrhizobium diazoefficiens genome harbors these coding sequences:
- the pxpB gene encoding 5-oxoprolinase subunit PxpB — protein MAATLPPPRLLPSGDSAVTVEFSRTIDDAANERVLALDKALLATPIEGISETIPTYRSLLVHYDPGKIGFDALCDKLLPIACQPLPPSTKARRWRIPVAYGGEHGIDLEDVAKALNTTPDDIVARHVGGDYRVAMIGFTPGWSYLSGLDKSLHMSRRQNPRLFTPAGTISIGGIQAGIQCLAAPSGWHLLGRTPVRTYQLHRNPTFLTEPGDRVTFFAIDHKTFEEQDRAAEAGEIIAEQVIA, from the coding sequence ATGGCCGCGACGCTTCCCCCGCCCCGCCTTCTGCCCAGTGGCGACAGCGCCGTCACGGTCGAGTTCAGCCGCACCATCGACGACGCCGCCAACGAGCGCGTGCTCGCGCTAGACAAGGCGCTGCTCGCCACGCCCATCGAGGGCATCTCCGAGACCATCCCGACCTACCGCTCGCTGCTGGTGCATTACGATCCCGGCAAGATCGGGTTTGACGCGCTCTGCGACAAGCTGCTCCCGATCGCCTGCCAGCCGCTGCCGCCGTCGACCAAGGCACGGCGCTGGCGCATTCCCGTCGCCTATGGCGGCGAGCACGGCATCGACCTCGAGGATGTCGCGAAAGCGCTGAACACCACGCCCGACGATATCGTCGCCCGTCACGTCGGCGGCGACTATCGGGTCGCCATGATCGGCTTCACGCCAGGCTGGTCCTATCTCAGCGGCCTCGACAAATCGCTGCACATGTCGCGACGGCAGAACCCGCGGCTGTTCACGCCCGCCGGCACGATCTCGATCGGCGGCATCCAGGCCGGAATCCAGTGCCTGGCCGCGCCCAGCGGCTGGCACCTGCTCGGCCGCACCCCGGTGCGGACCTATCAGCTCCACCGGAATCCGACCTTCCTCACCGAACCCGGTGATCGCGTGACGTTTTTTGCCATCGACCACAAGACGTTCGAGGAGCAGGACCGCGCCGCCGAGGCCGGCGAGATCATCGCCGAACAGGTGATCGCATGA
- a CDS encoding DUF2147 domain-containing protein: MRKLLATAAFLLASTAAQAQYTFEYGGRTIRIDPDRGTVQIPGVYDNTGQGKAKKAKGDSKNDAKNDVKNDTKGTPKSEPQAPQQAKADPQPPANPAPAAAPVAAPPAAEQAPAQTPVAVAPPTAPPPPAATANNAPTEDVMVPPPQPAPSAAPTVAAVPPAPPPPPTVAAAPAASTAPAPAPAPVQAAAIAPPAPAAGPARDLSSPLGVWLTEEKEGKVRIEQCGNNLCGYSVDSKSNQNGEQVLINMKPGKDQKWSGRILDPNTGSTYDSTIALKGGDRLRVQGCAFGGMFCGGQTWTRAN; this comes from the coding sequence ATGAGGAAGCTGTTGGCCACGGCCGCATTCCTTTTGGCGAGCACCGCTGCGCAGGCGCAGTACACTTTCGAATATGGCGGGCGCACCATCCGCATCGATCCGGACCGCGGCACGGTGCAGATTCCCGGCGTCTACGACAACACCGGTCAGGGCAAGGCCAAGAAGGCCAAGGGCGACAGCAAGAACGACGCCAAGAACGACGTCAAGAACGATACTAAGGGAACTCCGAAATCCGAACCGCAGGCGCCGCAACAAGCCAAGGCTGATCCGCAGCCGCCGGCCAATCCCGCGCCGGCCGCCGCACCTGTCGCTGCGCCTCCAGCGGCCGAGCAGGCCCCTGCCCAAACTCCCGTGGCCGTAGCGCCTCCCACCGCGCCGCCGCCTCCAGCCGCTACAGCAAACAACGCGCCGACCGAAGATGTGATGGTGCCGCCGCCGCAACCGGCTCCCAGCGCTGCCCCGACGGTGGCCGCGGTACCGCCCGCACCGCCTCCGCCGCCGACCGTCGCAGCGGCGCCGGCCGCGTCAACTGCGCCGGCGCCTGCCCCCGCGCCGGTTCAGGCCGCCGCCATCGCACCGCCGGCTCCCGCAGCAGGTCCCGCGCGCGATCTCAGTTCACCGCTCGGCGTCTGGCTCACCGAGGAGAAGGAAGGCAAGGTCCGCATCGAGCAGTGCGGCAATAACCTCTGCGGCTATTCGGTCGACAGCAAATCGAACCAGAACGGCGAACAGGTCCTGATCAACATGAAGCCTGGCAAGGACCAGAAATGGTCCGGCCGCATCCTCGATCCCAACACCGGCTCGACCTACGATTCGACGATCGCGCTGAAAGGCGGCGATCGCCTCCGCGTGCAAGGCTGCGCCTTCGGCGGCATGTTCTGCGGCGGCCAGACCTGGACGCGCGCGAATTAG
- a CDS encoding transporter substrate-binding domain-containing protein: MIVRIVTALAVVLLANLSAHAQQAAPSRLDEIIKRGTLRVGMTGDYKPFTYLDKATQQFSGFDVDMAEALGKALGVKVEFVPTAWPKLMKDFEADQFDIAMGGVSVTLDRQKKGYFTMPIMREGKTPIARCADVGKYQSISDIDKKGTRVIVNPGGTNERFARANVKDADITVFPDNTAIFDEIAKGNADLMMTDASETRYQQKQHSGVLCAVHPEKPFDFSEKAYWLQRDMALKAFVDQWLHISMEDGSYKKIYAAWFD; this comes from the coding sequence ATGATCGTTAGAATCGTGACGGCTTTGGCCGTGGTGTTGCTGGCAAACCTTTCGGCTCACGCGCAGCAGGCGGCGCCCTCGCGCCTCGATGAGATCATCAAGCGCGGCACTTTGCGCGTCGGCATGACCGGGGACTACAAGCCCTTCACCTATCTCGACAAGGCCACGCAGCAATTCTCTGGCTTCGACGTCGACATGGCGGAGGCGCTCGGCAAGGCGCTCGGCGTCAAGGTCGAGTTCGTGCCGACGGCCTGGCCGAAGCTGATGAAGGACTTTGAGGCCGACCAATTCGACATTGCGATGGGCGGCGTCTCGGTCACGCTCGACCGCCAGAAAAAGGGCTACTTCACGATGCCGATCATGCGCGAGGGCAAGACGCCGATCGCGCGCTGCGCCGATGTCGGCAAGTATCAGAGCATTTCCGACATCGACAAGAAGGGCACCCGCGTCATCGTCAATCCCGGCGGGACCAATGAGCGTTTCGCGCGGGCCAACGTCAAGGACGCCGACATCACCGTCTTCCCCGACAATACCGCGATCTTCGACGAGATCGCCAAGGGCAACGCCGACCTGATGATGACGGACGCTTCCGAGACCCGCTACCAGCAGAAGCAGCATTCAGGCGTGCTCTGCGCGGTGCATCCCGAAAAACCGTTCGACTTCTCGGAGAAAGCCTACTGGCTCCAGCGCGACATGGCGCTGAAGGCCTTCGTCGACCAGTGGCTGCACATCTCCATGGAGGACGGCAGCTACAAGAAGATCTACGCCGCCTGGTTCGACTGA
- a CDS encoding (R)-mandelonitrile lyase, whose translation MDITLAGTRPTRRAPKEHFTGTVLQDPINMAPAPARLNVSRVSFEPGARTNWHHHPLGQTLYVISGVGRVQTKGGAVQEIRPGDTVWIPPGEVHWHGASPGNSMCHIAMQEALDGVFSTWLEPVTDAEYGAAIG comes from the coding sequence ATGGACATCACGCTCGCAGGCACGCGCCCGACCCGTCGCGCGCCCAAGGAACACTTCACCGGCACCGTGTTGCAGGACCCCATCAACATGGCGCCCGCGCCGGCGCGGTTGAACGTCTCGCGCGTCTCGTTCGAGCCCGGCGCTCGCACCAACTGGCACCACCATCCGCTCGGGCAGACACTCTACGTGATTTCGGGCGTCGGCCGCGTCCAGACCAAGGGCGGCGCGGTCCAGGAAATCCGTCCCGGCGACACGGTCTGGATCCCGCCGGGCGAAGTGCACTGGCACGGCGCCTCGCCGGGCAACAGTATGTGCCACATCGCCATGCAGGAAGCGCTCGACGGCGTGTTCTCGACCTGGCTCGAGCCGGTCACGGACGCGGAGTATGGTGCGGCGATCGGCTAA
- a CDS encoding hydroxyacid dehydrogenase, with translation MTTNKKKIFVTQTLSQGARALLTQRDDIELIEFPNLISALDFEALLKSHAPVHGVALGATAFGETELEASKDMKVVTRIGVGYDAVDVPALSRRKVPLMVAGSANSPSVAEAALFMMLTLAKRANEMHACVKHGQWANRLGMLPFDLYGKTVLIIGFGRIGTRTAKRCQGMEMKVQVYDPYKGAADIKAAGCEPVADLDAALPNADFVTIHCPKTPETVGLFDAARIGRMKPKSYLINTARGGIVKEAALYDALVSGKLAGAGIDVFEVEPPPVGNALFALPNVIMAPHVAGVTVEAVSRMSEQTARNILSVLDGDPIRQNIINQDVLG, from the coding sequence ATGACGACCAACAAGAAGAAGATTTTCGTTACACAAACTTTGTCGCAAGGGGCACGCGCCCTCCTCACCCAGCGGGACGATATCGAGCTCATCGAGTTTCCGAACCTGATCTCCGCCTTGGATTTCGAGGCCCTGCTGAAGAGCCATGCGCCGGTTCACGGCGTCGCGCTCGGTGCCACCGCGTTCGGCGAGACCGAACTCGAGGCCTCCAAGGACATGAAGGTGGTGACCCGCATCGGCGTCGGCTACGACGCCGTCGACGTGCCCGCCCTCTCCCGCCGCAAGGTGCCGCTGATGGTCGCAGGCAGCGCGAACTCGCCCTCGGTCGCGGAAGCGGCACTGTTCATGATGCTGACGCTGGCCAAACGCGCCAATGAAATGCATGCCTGCGTCAAGCACGGCCAATGGGCCAACCGGCTCGGCATGCTGCCGTTCGACCTCTACGGCAAGACCGTGCTGATCATCGGCTTCGGCCGCATCGGCACCCGCACCGCCAAGCGCTGCCAGGGGATGGAAATGAAGGTGCAGGTCTATGATCCCTACAAGGGAGCCGCCGACATCAAGGCCGCCGGCTGCGAGCCGGTCGCTGATCTCGACGCGGCGCTGCCCAATGCCGACTTCGTCACCATCCACTGCCCGAAGACGCCGGAAACCGTCGGCCTGTTCGATGCGGCGCGGATCGGCCGGATGAAGCCAAAGTCCTATCTCATCAACACCGCGCGCGGCGGCATCGTGAAGGAAGCCGCGCTGTACGATGCTCTGGTCTCCGGAAAACTCGCCGGCGCCGGCATCGACGTGTTCGAGGTCGAGCCGCCGCCGGTTGGCAATGCGCTGTTCGCGCTGCCCAACGTCATCATGGCCCCGCACGTGGCCGGCGTCACCGTCGAGGCGGTGAGCCGCATGAGCGAGCAGACCGCGCGCAACATCCTGAGTGTGCTGGACGGCGATCCGATCCGGCAGAACATCATCAATCAGGACGTGCTGGGCTGA
- a CDS encoding ribonuclease activity regulator RraA — MSLSPEARKTLAGITTATITTVLLKKGLRNVWMRGARPLRPGLPRLVGPAFTLRFVPAREDLATPESWSSPISTRTAIEAMPEGCIAVVDAMGITDAGIFGDILCARMMKRGVTALVTDGVVRDVEGVLGTNLPVWCDGYAAPPSVAGLTFVGWGEPIGCGGVAVFPNDIVVADQDGCVLIPQAMLEHVLNEGVEQERMEAWIVNEVNNGAALPGLYPMNAETKARYAASKK; from the coding sequence ATGTCGCTGTCCCCCGAAGCCCGCAAGACCCTCGCCGGCATCACCACTGCCACCATCACCACGGTCCTGCTGAAGAAGGGCCTGCGCAATGTGTGGATGCGCGGCGCGCGTCCGCTGCGCCCCGGCCTGCCGCGCCTGGTGGGACCTGCCTTCACGCTGCGCTTCGTGCCGGCGCGCGAGGATCTGGCGACGCCGGAATCCTGGTCGTCGCCGATCTCGACCCGCACCGCGATCGAGGCGATGCCCGAGGGCTGCATTGCCGTGGTCGACGCCATGGGCATCACCGATGCCGGCATCTTCGGCGACATCCTCTGCGCCCGCATGATGAAGCGCGGCGTCACGGCGCTCGTCACCGACGGCGTCGTGCGTGACGTCGAGGGCGTGCTCGGCACCAACCTGCCGGTGTGGTGCGACGGCTATGCCGCGCCGCCTTCCGTGGCGGGCCTCACCTTTGTCGGCTGGGGCGAGCCGATCGGCTGCGGCGGTGTCGCCGTATTCCCGAACGACATCGTGGTCGCCGACCAGGACGGCTGCGTGCTGATCCCGCAGGCCATGCTCGAGCACGTGCTCAACGAAGGCGTCGAGCAGGAGCGGATGGAAGCCTGGATCGTCAACGAGGTGAACAACGGCGCGGCGCTGCCGGGCCTCTATCCCATGAACGCCGAGACCAAGGCGCGCTACGCCGCCAGCAAGAAGTAA
- a CDS encoding DUF1993 domain-containing protein, which translates to MYEASVGLFVPYLRNLSVLLDKGVAYAETRKFNPAVLLGMRMAPNMYDLAQQIGEACRHATVAPALLAQCEPLALPPLEHDMAGLQARIATSIEFIESLPRAEIDAAAELKVFFRLKNGTELPFTGRTLLLTNSVPQFFFHVTTAYDLLRHAGVELVKKDFLGRK; encoded by the coding sequence ATGTACGAGGCCTCGGTCGGCCTGTTCGTGCCTTACCTGCGCAACCTGTCCGTCCTGCTCGACAAGGGCGTTGCCTATGCCGAGACCCGCAAGTTCAATCCGGCGGTCCTGCTCGGCATGCGCATGGCGCCGAACATGTACGATCTGGCGCAGCAGATCGGCGAGGCCTGCCGCCACGCTACCGTCGCTCCGGCCTTGCTGGCGCAATGCGAGCCGCTCGCGCTGCCGCCGCTGGAGCACGACATGGCCGGGCTTCAGGCGCGGATCGCCACCTCAATCGAATTCATTGAAAGCCTGCCGCGCGCCGAGATCGATGCGGCGGCGGAGCTGAAGGTGTTCTTCAGGCTCAAGAATGGGACCGAGCTGCCCTTTACCGGGCGGACGCTGCTGCTCACCAACAGCGTCCCGCAATTCTTCTTTCACGTCACGACCGCGTACGATTTGTTGCGGCACGCGGGCGTCGAGCTCGTGAAGAAGGACTTTCTCGGGAGGAAGTAG